From the genome of Silurus meridionalis isolate SWU-2019-XX chromosome 12, ASM1480568v1, whole genome shotgun sequence, one region includes:
- the exo5 gene encoding exonuclease V isoform X1 yields the protein MPGVGEIMEHEEDWGSISDSDLLDIQSEHFCTEVFSQPSCSSATGDTHNNSPSALTASLHTMVEKFKQSPVKRNEETGVKRKRDADDDRIPPLRFGKRYLGVSLLSEQTWCEKKVVYGILKPQIRKREKQRIEVQTGTSIHLARELEVHDVVPISIQSHEDAVSISLINMLSMIPCFETGLCVREFPVFGIVEGVYLKGVIDELSYNQKGELVLKELKTRRQNSLPGASQAHSHHFQVGLYKLLFDALVRGEVKKEQILEHLKLRVSLALGTEVIARAAKCGINITTFGELLDAFFLTMSCSDLPCVDVLQLEYCHQASTSIIDNVLVPFDESQLRAELQRNLEYWRGQREPKGVDIEEAWKCTWCTFVEICDWKKNRSQVPESFHMN from the exons ATGCCCGGCGTGGGTGAGATCATGGAGCATGAAGAGGACTGGGGCAGCATCAGCGACTCTGATCTCCTGGATATTCAGTCAGAGCATTTCTGCACGG AAGTATTTTCTCAGCCATCCTGCTCGAGTGCCACTGGAGACACACATAATAACAGTCCCAGTGCTCTCACAGCATCACTGCACAC CATGGTGGAGAAGTTCAAGCAGAGTCCTGTTAAAAGAAATGAGGAGACGGGTgtgaagaggaagagagatgcTGACGACGACCGTATCCCTCCTTTGCGTTTTGGGAAGCGTTACCTCGGTGTCAGTCTGCTGTCTGAGCAGACCTGGTGTGAGAAGAAAGTAGTATATGGCATCCTGAAACCCCAAAtcaggaaaagagaaaagcaaagaATTGAGGTGCAGACTGGTACTAGCATTCATCTAGCAAGAG AGTTGGAGGTCCATGACGTTGTACCGATTTCAATTCAATCTCATGAGGATGCTGTGTCTATTAGTCTGATCAACATGTTAAGCATGATTCCATGTTTTGAGACgg ggctgtgtgtgcgtgagtttcCAGTGTTTGGTATAGTAGAAGGAGTGTATCTCAAGGGTGTCATTGATGAGCTGAGTTATAACCAGAAGGGGGAGCTGGTGTTGAAGGAGCTGAAGACTCGCAGGCAAAACTCTCTGCCTGGTGCTTCCCAGGCTCACAGCCATCATTTTCAG GTGGGCTTGTACAAGCTTCTGTTTGATGCACTGGTAAGGGGGGAAGTGAAGAAAGAGCAGATTCTGGAGCATCTGAAACTAAGAGTCTCACTGGCTCTTGGAACTGAGGTCATAGCTCGCGCTGCAAAATGTGGGATCAATATTACCACGTTTGGTGAACTGCTTGATGCCTTCTTTCTCACAATGTCCTGTTCTGATCTGCCATGTGTCGACGTGCTTCAGCTGGAGTACTGTCACCAGGCCTCTACCAGCATCATTGACAATGTGTTGGTGCCGTTTGACGAGTCCCAGCTGAGGGCAGAGCTACAACGAAACCTGGAATACTGGAGAGGACAGAGAGAGCCAAAGGGGGTGGATATAGAAGAGGCTTGGAAATGTACATGGTGCACctttgtggagatctgtgaCTGGAAGAAAAACAGATCTCAGGTCCCTGAGAGTTTTCACATGAACTAA
- the rflnb gene encoding refilin B: MVGRLNLRNVCDDDLLEMNLKAERLLDSPDSGLPPSPSVSPSPWLSGDRSGDRSGDRSTASSVCEDESRAVTPATGSLKLVRGVSQLHPFSYGEGIELDPLPPKELRYTSSVRYDSDRHYIQDVSLEPTGLGLELCSQTIIAVSESTWRRYKTQLVFEPRQRVQRYRTTTIVYPKHARTLYTTQLSYDGRKLAKRFLSSVELEVSECKAKQS; the protein is encoded by the exons ATGGTCGGGAGACTCAATTTGCGcaatgtgtgtgatgatgaccTGCTGGAGATGAATCTGAAAGCTGAGAGACTGCTGGACAGTCCGGACTCTGGTCTGCCTCCAAGCCCCAGTGTGAGCCCGAGCCCGTGGCTGAGTGGGGACAGGAGTGGGGACAGGAGTGGGGACAGGAGCACTGCAAGCTCCGTGTGTGAGGACGAGAGCAGAGCTGTGACTCCTGCTACG GGTTCTCTTAAGCTCGTTAGAGGTGTCTCACAATTGCACCCATTTTCCTACGGTGAGGGAATTGAGCTCGATCCTCTGCCTCCAAAAGAGTTAAG ATACACATCGTCGGTGCGCTATGATTCAGATCGCCACTATATCCAAGATGTGTCTTTAGAGCCCACAGGTTTGGGCCTGGAGCTGTGCAGCCAGACAATTATAGCTGTTTCAGAGAGCACATGGAGACGATATAAAACCCAGTTGGTGTTCGAGCCTCGTCAGAGGGTGCAGCGCTATCGGACCACCACCATTGTGTACCCTAAACATGCCAGGACCCTGTACACAACACAGCTCAGCTATGATGGACGCAAGCTGGCCAAGCGCTTCCTGTCTAGTGTGGAATTAGAGGTGTCTGAATGTAAAGCCAAACAATCTTAA
- the exo5 gene encoding exonuclease V isoform X3 encodes MPGVGEIMEHEEDWGSISDSDLLDIQSEHFCTEVFSQPSCSSATGDTHNNSPSALTASLHTMVEKFKQSPVKRNEETGVKRKRDADDDRIPPLRFGKRYLGVSLLSEQTWCEKKVVYGILKPQIRKREKQRIEVQTGTSIHLARELEVHDVVPISIQSHEDAVSISLINMLSMIPCFETGLCVREFPVFGIVEGVYLKGVIDELSYNQKGELVLKELKTRRQNSLPGASQAHSHHFQLEYCHQASTSIIDNVLVPFDESQLRAELQRNLEYWRGQREPKGVDIEEAWKCTWCTFVEICDWKKNRSQVPESFHMN; translated from the exons ATGCCCGGCGTGGGTGAGATCATGGAGCATGAAGAGGACTGGGGCAGCATCAGCGACTCTGATCTCCTGGATATTCAGTCAGAGCATTTCTGCACGG AAGTATTTTCTCAGCCATCCTGCTCGAGTGCCACTGGAGACACACATAATAACAGTCCCAGTGCTCTCACAGCATCACTGCACAC CATGGTGGAGAAGTTCAAGCAGAGTCCTGTTAAAAGAAATGAGGAGACGGGTgtgaagaggaagagagatgcTGACGACGACCGTATCCCTCCTTTGCGTTTTGGGAAGCGTTACCTCGGTGTCAGTCTGCTGTCTGAGCAGACCTGGTGTGAGAAGAAAGTAGTATATGGCATCCTGAAACCCCAAAtcaggaaaagagaaaagcaaagaATTGAGGTGCAGACTGGTACTAGCATTCATCTAGCAAGAG AGTTGGAGGTCCATGACGTTGTACCGATTTCAATTCAATCTCATGAGGATGCTGTGTCTATTAGTCTGATCAACATGTTAAGCATGATTCCATGTTTTGAGACgg ggctgtgtgtgcgtgagtttcCAGTGTTTGGTATAGTAGAAGGAGTGTATCTCAAGGGTGTCATTGATGAGCTGAGTTATAACCAGAAGGGGGAGCTGGTGTTGAAGGAGCTGAAGACTCGCAGGCAAAACTCTCTGCCTGGTGCTTCCCAGGCTCACAGCCATCATTTTCAG CTGGAGTACTGTCACCAGGCCTCTACCAGCATCATTGACAATGTGTTGGTGCCGTTTGACGAGTCCCAGCTGAGGGCAGAGCTACAACGAAACCTGGAATACTGGAGAGGACAGAGAGAGCCAAAGGGGGTGGATATAGAAGAGGCTTGGAAATGTACATGGTGCACctttgtggagatctgtgaCTGGAAGAAAAACAGATCTCAGGTCCCTGAGAGTTTTCACATGAACTAA
- the exo5 gene encoding exonuclease V isoform X2, producing the protein MVEKFKQSPVKRNEETGVKRKRDADDDRIPPLRFGKRYLGVSLLSEQTWCEKKVVYGILKPQIRKREKQRIEVQTGTSIHLARELEVHDVVPISIQSHEDAVSISLINMLSMIPCFETGLCVREFPVFGIVEGVYLKGVIDELSYNQKGELVLKELKTRRQNSLPGASQAHSHHFQVGLYKLLFDALVRGEVKKEQILEHLKLRVSLALGTEVIARAAKCGINITTFGELLDAFFLTMSCSDLPCVDVLQLEYCHQASTSIIDNVLVPFDESQLRAELQRNLEYWRGQREPKGVDIEEAWKCTWCTFVEICDWKKNRSQVPESFHMN; encoded by the exons ATGGTGGAGAAGTTCAAGCAGAGTCCTGTTAAAAGAAATGAGGAGACGGGTgtgaagaggaagagagatgcTGACGACGACCGTATCCCTCCTTTGCGTTTTGGGAAGCGTTACCTCGGTGTCAGTCTGCTGTCTGAGCAGACCTGGTGTGAGAAGAAAGTAGTATATGGCATCCTGAAACCCCAAAtcaggaaaagagaaaagcaaagaATTGAGGTGCAGACTGGTACTAGCATTCATCTAGCAAGAG AGTTGGAGGTCCATGACGTTGTACCGATTTCAATTCAATCTCATGAGGATGCTGTGTCTATTAGTCTGATCAACATGTTAAGCATGATTCCATGTTTTGAGACgg ggctgtgtgtgcgtgagtttcCAGTGTTTGGTATAGTAGAAGGAGTGTATCTCAAGGGTGTCATTGATGAGCTGAGTTATAACCAGAAGGGGGAGCTGGTGTTGAAGGAGCTGAAGACTCGCAGGCAAAACTCTCTGCCTGGTGCTTCCCAGGCTCACAGCCATCATTTTCAG GTGGGCTTGTACAAGCTTCTGTTTGATGCACTGGTAAGGGGGGAAGTGAAGAAAGAGCAGATTCTGGAGCATCTGAAACTAAGAGTCTCACTGGCTCTTGGAACTGAGGTCATAGCTCGCGCTGCAAAATGTGGGATCAATATTACCACGTTTGGTGAACTGCTTGATGCCTTCTTTCTCACAATGTCCTGTTCTGATCTGCCATGTGTCGACGTGCTTCAGCTGGAGTACTGTCACCAGGCCTCTACCAGCATCATTGACAATGTGTTGGTGCCGTTTGACGAGTCCCAGCTGAGGGCAGAGCTACAACGAAACCTGGAATACTGGAGAGGACAGAGAGAGCCAAAGGGGGTGGATATAGAAGAGGCTTGGAAATGTACATGGTGCACctttgtggagatctgtgaCTGGAAGAAAAACAGATCTCAGGTCCCTGAGAGTTTTCACATGAACTAA